In Gulosibacter molinativorax, a single window of DNA contains:
- a CDS encoding NtaA/DmoA family FMN-dependent monooxygenase (This protein belongs to a clade of FMN-dependent monooxygenases, within a broader family of flavin-dependent oxidoreductases, the luciferase-like monooxygenase (LMM) family, some of whose members use coenzyme F420 rather than FMN.) has product MSSRESATQPDALPPLHLGAMLTASGAPDDERAWLDPSEPTNASVSPDWYREVAQIAEQATFDFLFIADAVFVDLDSPAHYLSRFEPLSALSFLAGVTSHIGLVGTFSTSYQEPYNLARMLMSLDHLSRGRAGWNVVTSLGDRAARNFGLDAQRDHETRYARATEAIDVVRALWRSYEADAFPRDRASGTFLDQSKVHTLNHRGEHFSVAGPLNIERSPQGEPVIFQAGQSAPGMALAAHSADCVFGMQTTIEDALAYREGIRGAMAGSDRPEPKLYIKVMIAFADAPGRADEAAREYLVRHGALDELRGRVSRAIEREIEVGDASTITDRDIARGHVNEGTWLFEHLTEDRDAGRTLGESVERLLGRDRLVFAGTGEEIADEMVEWQRAGAAEGFIMQVSNRAEFRRVRDELAPALRVRGALRDAYPEDATLRGLLGLAERN; this is encoded by the coding sequence ATGAGTTCTCGCGAGTCGGCCACGCAACCAGACGCCCTTCCGCCACTCCACCTCGGTGCCATGCTCACCGCATCCGGAGCGCCCGACGACGAACGGGCCTGGCTTGACCCGAGCGAGCCGACCAACGCATCCGTGAGCCCGGACTGGTATCGCGAGGTCGCGCAGATCGCTGAGCAGGCGACGTTCGACTTCCTCTTCATCGCCGATGCCGTGTTCGTCGACCTCGACAGCCCCGCGCACTATCTCTCGCGGTTCGAGCCGCTTTCGGCGCTGTCCTTCCTCGCGGGCGTCACCAGCCACATCGGGCTCGTCGGCACGTTCTCGACGTCGTATCAAGAGCCGTACAACCTCGCGCGGATGCTCATGTCGCTGGATCACCTCAGCCGCGGTCGCGCGGGGTGGAACGTGGTGACCTCCCTCGGGGACCGGGCCGCGCGGAACTTCGGCCTCGACGCGCAGCGCGACCACGAGACCCGGTACGCGCGGGCAACCGAGGCGATCGACGTCGTTCGCGCGCTCTGGCGCAGCTACGAGGCGGATGCGTTCCCTCGGGACCGCGCGTCGGGGACCTTCCTTGATCAGAGCAAGGTCCACACGCTGAATCACCGGGGCGAGCACTTTTCGGTCGCGGGGCCGCTCAACATCGAGCGCTCGCCGCAGGGCGAGCCGGTCATCTTTCAGGCGGGCCAATCGGCTCCCGGCATGGCGCTCGCGGCACACAGCGCCGATTGCGTGTTCGGGATGCAGACGACGATTGAGGATGCATTGGCGTACCGCGAGGGGATTCGGGGTGCGATGGCTGGGAGCGACCGACCGGAACCGAAGCTCTACATCAAGGTCATGATCGCGTTCGCGGATGCGCCGGGTCGGGCCGACGAGGCCGCTCGCGAGTACCTCGTGCGGCACGGCGCGCTCGACGAGTTGCGTGGCCGCGTCTCGCGGGCGATCGAGCGGGAGATCGAGGTGGGCGACGCATCCACCATCACCGATCGAGATATCGCGCGCGGCCACGTCAACGAGGGCACGTGGCTCTTCGAGCACCTCACCGAAGATCGGGATGCGGGGCGAACGCTCGGCGAGTCGGTCGAGCGACTGCTCGGCCGCGACCGCCTAGTGTTCGCTGGCACGGGCGAAGAGATCGCTGATGAGATGGTCGAGTGGCAGCGCGCCGGTGCGGCCGAAGGGTTCATCATGCAAGTCAGTAACCGGGCCGAGTTTCGGCGCGTGCGCGACGAGCTCGCCCCCGCGTTGCGGGTGCGCGGCGCACTGCGGGATGCGTACCCGGAAGACGCGACGCTGCGCGGGTTGCTTGGGCTCGCTGAGCGAAACTAA
- a CDS encoding GNAT family N-acetyltransferase, with translation MTPIRPATSNDVLRLREIAEASFTPYLERMDTQPAPMLADYAALVDAGEVWVTERDACVAGFIVLQLRSDHVLLDIIAVAPDAQGRGLGAELMTYAETFARAQSASEIRLFTNEAMTENLVYYPRRGYVETHRAVEDGYSRVFFAKRL, from the coding sequence ATGACACCGATTCGCCCAGCCACGTCCAACGATGTGCTGCGGCTTCGGGAGATCGCTGAGGCGTCGTTCACTCCCTATCTAGAGCGGATGGACACCCAGCCAGCCCCAATGCTGGCCGACTACGCGGCACTTGTAGATGCGGGCGAGGTTTGGGTGACCGAACGCGACGCGTGCGTTGCCGGGTTCATCGTGCTGCAGCTTCGCTCTGATCACGTGCTCCTCGACATCATTGCGGTCGCTCCGGATGCGCAGGGCCGAGGTCTCGGGGCCGAGCTCATGACATACGCCGAGACGTTCGCCCGGGCACAGAGCGCTAGCGAGATCCGACTCTTCACCAATGAGGCGATGACCGAGAACCTCGTCTACTACCCGCGGCGCGGCTACGTCGAGACGCACCGCGCGGTCGAGGACGGCTACTCTCGCGTGTTCTTCGCGAAGCGCCTGTAG
- a CDS encoding LLM class flavin-dependent oxidoreductase: MRFGYWTAITDSWLRNVDETFAFDLPAQQQIARDAERLGFDITLVPELNLSDIKGNEGPVLDAWTLASALVASTEKLEILAAIRPIYHRPVQLAAKQAATQQFLSNGRFSLNIVSGWWAEEARQYGIEFPEHDDRYEFTAEYVHALKALWAQSPASFDGKHIKFENTYLEPKPQPAPHIFAGGESEAGRASITTYADSYVTHGGTVEELREKVEDMRGRRERAGLEPFANYGMAAFVIVRDTAEEAQAEYQRITNVSEGSKGYESYQDFISKSQLNVNVSLEDYSVSNRGLRPNFVGTPEQVAERIREFEAAGLDLLLLQFGNPAVDIVRFGEQVIPLVNRERAEVSA, from the coding sequence ATGCGCTTTGGCTATTGGACTGCAATTACCGACAGCTGGCTGCGAAACGTTGACGAGACCTTCGCTTTCGATCTCCCCGCGCAGCAGCAGATCGCCCGCGACGCAGAGCGACTCGGTTTCGACATCACGCTCGTTCCCGAACTGAACCTGAGCGACATCAAGGGCAACGAGGGCCCAGTCCTGGATGCATGGACCCTCGCTTCGGCGCTTGTCGCGTCGACTGAGAAGCTCGAGATTCTCGCGGCGATCCGTCCGATCTACCACCGCCCGGTACAGCTCGCCGCGAAGCAGGCTGCCACTCAGCAGTTCCTCTCGAACGGTCGCTTCAGCCTCAACATCGTGTCGGGATGGTGGGCCGAGGAGGCGCGTCAGTACGGCATCGAGTTCCCCGAGCACGACGACCGCTACGAGTTCACCGCCGAGTACGTCCATGCGCTAAAGGCGCTCTGGGCGCAGTCGCCCGCGAGCTTTGATGGCAAGCACATCAAGTTCGAGAACACCTACCTCGAGCCCAAGCCCCAGCCGGCCCCGCACATCTTTGCGGGCGGAGAGTCAGAGGCGGGCCGCGCATCCATCACGACTTATGCCGACTCGTACGTGACCCACGGCGGCACCGTTGAGGAGCTGCGCGAGAAAGTCGAGGACATGCGCGGCCGCCGTGAGCGCGCCGGCCTCGAGCCGTTCGCGAACTACGGCATGGCCGCGTTCGTGATCGTGCGCGACACCGCGGAAGAAGCGCAGGCGGAGTACCAGCGCATCACGAACGTCTCCGAGGGCAGTAAGGGGTACGAGTCGTACCAGGACTTCATCTCGAAGTCGCAGCTGAACGTGAACGTCTCGCTCGAAGACTATTCGGTCTCGAACCGCGGCCTGCGCCCCAACTTTGTCGGCACGCCCGAGCAGGTCGCCGAGCGCATCCGCGAGTTCGAGGCCGCGGGCCTCGACCTCCTGCTGTTGCAGTTCGGTAACCCGGCGGTCGACATCGTGCGCTTCGGCGAGCAGGTCATCCCGCTAGTGAACCGCGAGCGCGCCGAGGTTTCCGCCTAG
- a CDS encoding HdeD family acid-resistance protein, translating to MPNNTNKSWLQNIRVVLGVGGLLAIIAGALILVWPDRTAMALTWIIAAYAFFIGLVYVGVGIWAKERGGWARVGNILLGLLFLIGAVIAILNLGATTAWLMIFLGIMVGILWIAEGVMALSTLHHATSKVWPAIFAVISILAGLVLLFSPLYVVALWWMLGISLVVLGVLQVIRAFKVGRE from the coding sequence ATGCCCAACAACACGAACAAATCTTGGTTGCAGAACATTCGCGTGGTGCTCGGGGTCGGTGGCCTCCTGGCGATCATCGCCGGTGCGCTCATTCTCGTGTGGCCAGACCGCACCGCGATGGCGCTGACGTGGATAATCGCGGCCTACGCGTTCTTCATCGGGCTCGTCTACGTCGGCGTCGGCATCTGGGCAAAGGAGCGGGGCGGCTGGGCCCGAGTCGGCAATATCCTGCTCGGTCTGCTCTTCCTCATCGGCGCAGTGATCGCGATCCTCAACCTCGGCGCCACGACCGCGTGGCTCATGATCTTCCTCGGCATCATGGTTGGCATCCTCTGGATCGCGGAAGGCGTCATGGCGTTGTCGACTCTGCATCACGCGACTTCGAAGGTGTGGCCGGCAATCTTTGCCGTGATCAGCATCCTTGCCGGTCTGGTGCTGCTCTTCTCGCCCCTCTATGTCGTCGCGCTGTGGTGGATGCTCGGTATCTCGCTCGTCGTGCTGGGCGTGCTGCAGGTCATCCGCGCGTTCAAGGTTGGCCGCGAGTAA
- a CDS encoding ATP-grasp domain-containing protein, whose amino-acid sequence MTNESQNAPAVYILHENPEWLPALRTGFEAENVPYRELELTSGSIDLGAEPPKGVFWSRLSASSHTRGNDHAKEYARAILRWLEAHGRRVVNGSPVLELEVSKVAQYAALGAAGFDVPKTVAVFGKDALSERAREFELPFITKHNQGGKGLGVRRFESYEEFDAYVASDEFEEPVDGITLLQEYVVTAEPFITRAEFVGGKFLYAVRVDTSAGSFELCPAEACAVPADGADGAASTIDLANLTVAAAEIGGFVAASAACEVPADSGLFRIRPEISAATPLIGNLEAFLAAQGIEVAGIEFFETADGRVIVYDINTNTNYNPDVEATVELPGARAVARVLGQELEQLHQPA is encoded by the coding sequence ATGACGAACGAATCCCAGAACGCCCCGGCGGTCTACATCCTGCACGAGAACCCCGAGTGGCTTCCCGCGCTGCGCACCGGCTTCGAGGCCGAGAACGTGCCCTACCGCGAGCTCGAGCTCACCTCCGGCTCGATCGACCTCGGTGCGGAACCCCCGAAGGGCGTGTTCTGGTCCCGGTTGAGCGCGTCGTCGCACACCCGCGGCAACGACCACGCGAAGGAGTATGCTCGCGCCATCCTCCGCTGGCTCGAGGCGCACGGACGCCGCGTCGTCAACGGCTCGCCCGTGCTCGAGCTCGAGGTGTCGAAGGTTGCGCAGTACGCGGCCCTCGGTGCAGCCGGCTTCGACGTGCCGAAGACTGTCGCGGTGTTCGGCAAGGATGCGCTGAGCGAGCGGGCGCGCGAGTTCGAGCTGCCGTTCATCACGAAGCACAACCAGGGCGGGAAGGGTCTCGGCGTTCGTCGTTTCGAGAGCTACGAGGAATTCGACGCATACGTTGCATCGGACGAGTTCGAAGAGCCCGTGGACGGCATCACGCTGCTGCAGGAATACGTCGTCACGGCCGAGCCGTTCATCACCCGCGCCGAGTTTGTCGGCGGCAAGTTCCTCTACGCGGTTCGCGTCGACACCTCCGCTGGCAGCTTCGAGCTGTGCCCGGCCGAGGCCTGCGCGGTCCCGGCCGACGGTGCTGACGGTGCCGCGAGCACGATCGACCTCGCGAACCTGACTGTCGCAGCAGCCGAAATCGGTGGCTTCGTGGCGGCCTCGGCCGCGTGCGAGGTGCCCGCCGACAGCGGCCTGTTCCGCATCCGTCCCGAGATCTCGGCCGCGACCCCGCTCATCGGCAACCTCGAGGCGTTCCTCGCGGCGCAGGGTATTGAGGTCGCGGGCATCGAGTTCTTCGAGACCGCCGACGGCCGCGTCATCGTCTACGACATCAACACGAACACGAACTACAACCCGGACGTCGAGGCGACTGTCGAGCTCCCCGGAGCCCGCGCGGTTGCCCGCGTGCTCGGCCAGGAGCTCGAGCAGCTTCACCAGCCCGCGTAG
- the treS gene encoding maltose alpha-D-glucosyltransferase, with product MELNSGDQNQPPQDDDQQPKRRRRIWNRPREGLGTSRIQHQAGDPLRADGGNPAYVEWLRKQSMLGDASVIGRGLAGRSSMWRNTYAMPDPRRALNAASVWFTTYPAAFITREDQSFLAAIADEELWDAFEQIGIGAIHTGPTKLAGGIVGWQFTPSVDGQFDRISTRIDKQFGNETEFQALADVAEQYGGIIIDDIVPGHTGKGADFRLAEISYKDYPGIYHMVEIPEEDWDVLPEVPEGGDSVNISPESEVILTQKGHIIGSLQRVIFYEPGVKETNWSATRPVLGVDGKVRRWVYLHYFKEGQPTLNWLDPTYSAMRLVTGDALHSLGDLGASALRLDANGFLAAERGPDGQPAWSEGHPLSHAANQFIASMIRKVGGFSFQELNLTVEDIRDAGLAGADLSYDFITRPGYQHALLTGDTEFLRLTLRTSLEAGIQPVSLIHGLQNHDELTYELVHWESRHMHDEYEFRDDTITGAQLAATIRGELQHALVGRDIDYNLVFTTNGIACTMATVSAAALGVTRLEQIEGEVTDAVRRAHLLLAAYNAWQPGVFALSAWDMLGALTVPRGDVAGLIGDGDTRWIERGGVDLMGVNPEATHSPAGLPRARTLYGSLPEQLADDASFANRLRELISIRERYRLPFATQLDVPDVSDPALLVLVHRLDDGDPTATDAQLQITVLNFANRPIVGTIRSEQLPPRRLVSSAVDRETIGRVDDLHSFPVSLGPHEAQFLLVGGEDVPTQAIPIITPDQAL from the coding sequence GTGGAATTGAATTCCGGCGACCAGAATCAGCCCCCGCAGGACGACGACCAGCAGCCGAAGCGTCGGCGACGCATCTGGAACCGGCCTCGCGAGGGTCTCGGGACGAGCCGCATCCAACACCAGGCCGGTGACCCGCTTCGCGCGGACGGCGGCAACCCGGCGTACGTCGAGTGGCTGCGTAAGCAGTCGATGCTGGGGGACGCGAGCGTCATCGGCCGTGGCCTCGCGGGCCGCTCGAGCATGTGGCGCAACACATACGCGATGCCGGACCCACGCCGGGCGCTCAACGCCGCATCCGTCTGGTTCACGACCTACCCCGCCGCGTTCATCACGCGCGAAGACCAGTCCTTCCTGGCCGCAATCGCCGACGAAGAACTCTGGGATGCGTTCGAGCAGATCGGGATCGGCGCGATTCACACCGGGCCCACCAAGCTTGCGGGCGGCATCGTCGGCTGGCAGTTCACGCCCAGCGTCGACGGCCAGTTCGACCGCATCAGCACGCGCATCGACAAGCAGTTCGGCAACGAGACGGAGTTCCAGGCGCTCGCGGACGTGGCCGAGCAATACGGCGGCATCATCATCGACGACATCGTGCCCGGTCACACGGGCAAGGGCGCCGATTTCCGCCTCGCCGAGATCTCGTACAAGGACTACCCCGGCATTTATCACATGGTCGAGATTCCGGAAGAGGACTGGGATGTGCTGCCAGAGGTGCCCGAGGGTGGCGACTCGGTGAACATCAGTCCCGAGTCCGAAGTGATTCTGACGCAGAAGGGCCACATCATCGGCTCGCTGCAGCGCGTCATCTTCTACGAGCCGGGCGTGAAAGAAACGAACTGGAGCGCGACGCGGCCGGTGCTCGGCGTCGACGGCAAGGTGCGCCGCTGGGTCTACCTCCACTACTTCAAGGAAGGCCAGCCGACGCTGAACTGGCTCGACCCAACGTACTCGGCGATGCGCCTCGTGACGGGGGATGCGCTGCACTCGCTCGGCGACCTCGGTGCGAGCGCGCTGCGGCTCGACGCGAACGGCTTCCTCGCCGCCGAGCGCGGGCCGGACGGGCAGCCCGCGTGGTCGGAGGGGCATCCGCTCTCGCACGCGGCGAACCAGTTCATCGCGAGCATGATCCGCAAGGTCGGCGGGTTCTCGTTCCAAGAGCTCAACCTCACAGTCGAAGACATCCGGGATGCGGGGCTCGCGGGCGCGGATCTCTCCTACGACTTCATCACCCGGCCCGGATACCAGCACGCGCTCCTCACCGGCGACACCGAGTTCCTGCGGCTGACCCTGCGCACCTCACTCGAGGCGGGCATCCAGCCAGTGAGCCTCATCCACGGCCTGCAAAACCACGACGAACTCACGTACGAGCTCGTGCACTGGGAGTCCCGGCACATGCACGACGAGTACGAGTTCCGCGATGACACGATCACCGGCGCGCAGCTCGCGGCGACGATCCGTGGCGAACTGCAGCACGCGCTCGTCGGGCGCGACATCGACTACAACCTGGTGTTCACGACCAACGGCATCGCGTGCACGATGGCGACGGTCTCGGCGGCGGCGCTCGGAGTCACACGCCTCGAGCAGATCGAGGGCGAGGTGACGGATGCGGTCCGTCGCGCACACCTGCTCCTCGCGGCCTACAACGCCTGGCAACCCGGCGTCTTCGCGCTCTCAGCCTGGGACATGCTTGGCGCACTGACCGTGCCGCGTGGCGACGTGGCGGGGTTGATCGGCGATGGTGACACCCGCTGGATCGAGCGCGGGGGAGTCGACCTCATGGGCGTTAACCCCGAGGCGACCCACTCGCCAGCAGGCCTTCCGCGAGCCCGCACGCTCTATGGCTCCCTGCCCGAACAACTCGCCGATGACGCATCCTTCGCGAACCGCCTGCGCGAGCTCATCAGCATTCGCGAGCGCTATCGACTGCCGTTCGCGACGCAGCTCGATGTGCCGGATGTCTCCGACCCGGCACTGCTCGTGCTCGTGCATCGCCTCGACGACGGCGACCCGACGGCGACGGATGCGCAGCTGCAGATCACGGTGCTGAACTTTGCGAACCGACCGATTGTCGGCACGATCCGCTCGGAGCAGCTGCCACCGCGGCGCCTCGTTTCGAGCGCGGTTGATCGCGAGACGATCGGGCGGGTGGATGATCTCCACAGTTTCCCGGTGAGCCTCGGCCCGCACGAGGCGCAGTTCTTGCTCGTTGGAGGTGAGGATGTGCCGACCCAGGCGATCCCGATTATTACGCCCGATCAAGCATTATGA
- a CDS encoding LLM class flavin-dependent oxidoreductase yields the protein MAKRIILNAFDMTCVSHQSSGTWRHPESQAHRYKDLEYWTDLAQTLEKGRFDSIFIADVLGTYNVYRDSVAPSLRDADQTPVNDPFFQVPAMAAVTKHLGFGVTSATTYDQPFYLARKFATLDHLTKGRVAWNVVSSYLNSAAVNMGYDKQLAHADRYEIADEFVDVTYKLWEGSWEDDAVVFDQERGVYADPAKVHPINHDGKFFKVPGIAITEPSPQRTPVIFQAGASPRGQKFAAKHGEGVFISPASPKGARVVSDSIRDEAEAVGRSRDDVKIFALVTVIVDETDEKAQAKFQDYLSYASPEGVLALYGGWTGLDFSEFAPDQELEAVENDSLRSVLASLTTLDPDRKWTVEDVVKQRAIGGMGPVIVGSPTTVSDELERWVDEGGIDGFNFAYAVTPGTFEDLVEYVVPELQRRGRAQTEYTGTTLREALYGEGQQRVKDSHPAARYRDAYKNASSALDGIRPSRFDESELLAH from the coding sequence ATGGCAAAACGAATCATCCTGAACGCATTTGATATGACGTGCGTGTCGCATCAATCGTCGGGTACGTGGCGCCACCCGGAGAGCCAGGCGCACCGCTACAAAGACCTCGAATACTGGACTGACCTCGCGCAGACGCTCGAGAAGGGTCGCTTCGACTCGATCTTCATCGCGGATGTGCTGGGCACCTACAACGTGTACCGCGACTCGGTTGCGCCCTCGCTGCGGGATGCGGACCAGACGCCGGTGAACGACCCCTTCTTCCAGGTGCCCGCGATGGCCGCGGTCACGAAGCACCTCGGCTTCGGCGTCACCTCGGCGACGACCTACGACCAGCCGTTCTACCTTGCGCGCAAGTTTGCCACGCTCGACCACCTCACGAAGGGCCGCGTCGCGTGGAACGTGGTGTCGTCGTACCTCAACAGCGCGGCAGTAAACATGGGCTACGACAAGCAGCTCGCGCACGCCGACCGCTACGAGATCGCCGACGAGTTCGTCGACGTTACCTACAAGCTCTGGGAGGGCTCGTGGGAAGACGACGCGGTCGTCTTCGACCAGGAGCGCGGCGTCTACGCCGACCCGGCAAAGGTGCACCCGATCAACCACGACGGCAAGTTCTTCAAGGTTCCGGGCATTGCGATTACGGAGCCGTCGCCGCAGCGCACGCCCGTAATCTTCCAGGCGGGCGCCTCGCCGCGCGGCCAGAAGTTTGCCGCGAAGCACGGCGAGGGCGTGTTCATCTCGCCGGCGTCGCCGAAGGGCGCCCGCGTCGTGTCGGATTCGATCCGCGACGAGGCCGAGGCCGTGGGTCGCTCGCGCGACGACGTCAAGATCTTCGCGCTCGTGACTGTGATCGTCGACGAGACCGATGAAAAGGCGCAGGCGAAGTTCCAGGACTACCTGAGCTACGCATCCCCCGAGGGCGTGCTCGCGCTCTACGGCGGCTGGACCGGCCTCGACTTCTCGGAGTTCGCACCCGACCAGGAACTCGAGGCGGTCGAAAACGACAGCCTGCGTTCGGTGCTCGCATCGCTCACGACGCTCGACCCTGATCGCAAGTGGACGGTGGAGGACGTGGTCAAGCAGCGCGCGATCGGCGGCATGGGCCCGGTCATCGTCGGCAGCCCGACCACCGTCTCCGACGAGCTCGAGCGCTGGGTGGATGAAGGTGGCATCGACGGCTTCAACTTCGCCTACGCCGTGACCCCGGGCACGTTCGAGGACCTCGTCGAGTACGTGGTTCCCGAGCTGCAGCGACGCGGCCGCGCGCAGACCGAGTACACCGGCACGACGCTTCGCGAGGCGCTGTACGGCGAGGGCCAGCAGCGAGTCAAGGACTCGCACCCGGCCGCGCGGTACCGCGATGCGTACAAGAACGCGTCGAGCGCGCTCGACGGCATCCGCCCATCCCGCTTCGACGAGAGCGAACTGCTCGCCCATTAG